The following nucleotide sequence is from Channa argus isolate prfri chromosome 9, Channa argus male v1.0, whole genome shotgun sequence.
CTATCCTTCCTGCACCTATTGCATATATTGCTATTTGCATAGACTCACTGTGCTTCACTCCACACCACACTCCCCTCCACCGCTCTATAAGATGCATGACTTAACAGTTAATTTATTTGATCTTGTCCTCATCCATTTACCAGGAGAAGATCAAGCGTATTCAGCAAATTCGTATAGAGAAAGAACGGCGTGCACAGCAAATTCTCGAGGTTTGTTCTGAAAGTTATTGCAGAAACATTCTAAGAcacttcctttctgctgttGATAGGATTTTAAAAAGCCCTACCAAAGGCTATTCCTAAATTACGTGGTCCGTCTTTTGGTCACATCTAGCGAGTGCATGTGACTAATGCCTAATTGGGTTTTTGCAAAAGTGCCATTGAATATGAAAATCTCCTTAGGCTGTGATGGTGCTTAatgcaaaatacagtatttcattAGGGAAGAGGTGGCTCACTGTTTACCATGACTAGGTAAAATACCTGTTTTCCATGCCTTCATTAAAAGAAGCTGTGaagtatttttcaaattttcaaattttagtTGACACAGTTGGGAAGCTGCTCTTAACAGAATTTCATTGGGGCTATAATTACTGATTGAAATTTATCTTAATTTATTCTTACTGCCTGCTGGTGTTTTATAATAACCACAGCCATTTTGTCTCTTATTGTTAATGGGTGGGAATAATCATCCCACTGCTCAAGATTACAATGTGTTTGATTTGATATTAATAACGAACTCTGTGTGGAATGTAAACCGTCGGACAGAATAATCAAGCAGCACATACAAGACTGGCACATAATATAACAAgccatatttaaatgtatttttcaagtTGGAGataatttcacttttgtttttaataatcatGTGGTGTACATTCTATGTGCCTTTGGAAGGAGTCAGTCACTTTTGTTGCATGACCAAAAACACCTATTTGGTTTACACAggcgaaaagaaaaaaaaaagaagcagcagccaGTGCGAAAATATTGGAAGCTGAGAAACGGAACAAGGCAAGTAAAATGAAATTTGCAAAAGCATTTACAGCAAGAGGCCTGGACTTCTTGCAAGACTGTTGGTGAATACAACAAGAAAGCCAGCCATTTCTGTATGCCATATTattgtgtaaatgttaaaaaataggTTTTAGTTTCTAACTGAGCTAATCTTTATTTTATAGGAGAAAGAGATGCGAAGACTTCAAGCTGTTATACTGAAGCACCAGGTGGGTTGTTTCCCACAACAAAATCCACGGTTACTGTGTTGTAGTTGAATGTCCTAGAGATCGTATCGGACTAATCACCATTTGTTCACTGAAttctttcaaattatttttagactttgtctttttagtctattttattttaccatattgTAGTTTGGATATTTTCTTGCACTGAATGTCTTGTGTGATTTTCTATTTCTTAATACTATGCCAACTTTTTCTACCAGGAGGTGGAGAGGCATAGACTAGATATGGTATGGGTATGTTTGTTTCTGCGCATTTAACAAACAATTGTGAGCGTGATGTGATAGACTGTATGGATGCCATAATAGTCATAGTACATCCCTCTGCATGGCTTTTCCAGAAATCCACACTCCATACTACAAGTCTGTGATGCTTGTCTACCTAGAAATGCCCTCATGGCAGTGCACTCTGATAGCCTGAACAAACATCAATTGCCCATtgcattgtttctgttttggacTTTTCATATTAGGTGCAGAAATtccattaactgtttttttttttgttttgtttgtttttttaaccctcTGAAAAAGTCAATATACACAATTTATATTTGCCACCACTGAGTAAATAATTCTGATTTTGGAACTtacaatgttttgttatttacaatttacagtaaatctttATTGGGTCGTTTATTTGTGTCACTAAATCTACCTGAGCTGCAAGGAAAGTGATTACACAGTAGGTGGACTATAGagttaaatattacattttttttgtccttttggtttatcctgtgagttcagggtcaccacagtggatcagtagtccgcatgttgatttgatacagtttttcctgacgcaaccctcccctatttctaccgggcttgggacggATGTGGATAGGCATGGGCTGATGGGGCTTCActatcttgcccagggacacttcgacatgtggacGGGCAGAGCGGGGCACGAACcttccgaccctatggtcggtaggtggccactctaccaactgagccactgccgcccctatagtttaaatattcaaatacagTTGAATAGTATGTCTGGATAGCTTATCAGTTGACTGGAAATACATTGACTGTCCTCCATGCCACAACTTAATATCTGCTGCTTATAGTTATAAAATTCTTTACTGCTTGCCAACACTATCAGTATAATAATTACTGTCTCTAACTTTGAGCTTATGCTTTGTTTGCAATTCACAAcccttttagtgttttttgtaTCCTGGTGCCACATGTACATTTGATTTAACTGATTATAGATGTCTTTACAACTAAACTACAGGCTACATCTAAACAAAGCACAATCTGCAACACTTGCAATACACATTGATCTTTGCTGCTACTGTATATCTGCTAAGCATGCTGTGTCATTCATACTGTGTTTTGTATCTTTAAGCCTTTTTGCTCTTTATAAATTTATAGAAACTgtaaatagaatagaatagaaacaAAGTGTCTGTGCTTGGCTAGGAGAGGGAAAGACGCAGGCAGCACATGATGCTCATGAAGGCTGTGGAGGCCCGTAAGAAGGCAGAGGTGGGTAGCTGTTTTTACTTCTGCTTGTATTCTGCTTATTTCTTCCTTCTGTATCCTGCtactttttgtcctttcttttaTGTGGAAATCCTGTAACCTTTACAGTGCAGTACAGTCAGTTAATCtctcttttaaatttttatgacTCAACATTGTGCTAACTTTTTTTGACCAATATAGTTCTAAACACCATATTCTGCAGCAATGTCAATGACACTTTGTTTTGACTATAGGAAAAGGAGCGtttgaagaaagagaagaaagatgaGAAACGGTTAAACAAGGAAAGGAAACTGGAGCTCAAAAGACTGGAACTAGAAAAAGCAAAGGAGCTGAAGAAGCCAAATGAAGACATGTGTTTAGCAGATCATAAGGTATCCACACACTATGGAGCTGTTGGCAGATGATAATGGGAGTCCATGTATGTCACCACAGATAGTCTCCATCTGTGGAGTAGATGTATGTGGAAAGATTGGATTTTTCACCAGCACAAGGATTTTTAGATGTAGAAATCAATTAATGTAATCACTGTAGGAATATAGGcgcaaacaaaatgtaaatgtgttgtttcaCTATCAGATATGCGATCAGATaagccaaaacaaaataatattgtcACTGAAAGCATCTGGATTGAttcaaaagaaaactgttaGATTGTAATACTGCCACCAAGTGGCTGTTGATATCACAACCCCAACCAGGCATTGCTGATCTAACCTGTGTTCATACCATTTCTTTAACTGAACCAATGAAACAAATTAATCTGAAATAACTCATTTCAGATAGTGTAATCAAATCTGTAATCTTCCTAAAACCATAAAAAATCGtcaacatatttgttttggatGTTTGATCTACAGAGATTTGACATGATCATGAATgtcaattaaatttaaatttaaaaatgttgtgtttctctttagCCACTTCCATTATTGTCCCATATTCCTGGGCTGGTCTTACCAGGAAGCACCTTCTCTGAGTGCCTAATGGTGCTGCAGTTTCTGCACAGCTTTGGAAAGGTTCTGGGGTTGGACCGAAATTCAACCATGCTTAACCTCAGTGACCTTCAGGCTGGCCTGCTCAACATCGGGAACAGTATGGGGAAAGTGCAGGACCTTATTGTGAGCATGCtctcagcagctgtgtgtgatcCTGGAATAGCTGCAGGTTACAAGGTGAGCGTCTAGCATTGTAATTGTACAATTTGTGCGGTagtttattataaatgttttctctgctgtaaatgaaatgtgtacGTACAAATGCGTACAAAAACTCAAAATGTCTTCAGATGTGCTGTAACTACTGTACAAATATCACTTTAAATGACTTGGAGTACTAcagaaatagttttattttatttacaaatgtctTTGATTTGAACTACAAGATTTGGTAAAGAAATTGGTTTTGGAAACGCTGTGACTAAACTCCATCCTTTATACTTTCTTTCAGAACAAGACCAGCTTGGGGGACCACTTGACTAATGTGAAGATCAACCGGGACAATGTATCTGAGATCCTGCAGATCTACATGGAGGCTCATTGTGAGCAGACAGAGCTAGTGGCTCTGGCTCACAGCCTCAGAACTAAGCCTTTTCAGGCCCACAGTCCATCACAGAAGGCCTCCCTACTAGCATTCCTTGTTAATGAACTCTGCACCAGTAAAGCTGTAATCAGGTAAaggttcttcttctttctgaaacttgttttgtcattttattgtttcagtaCATTAAAACCTGTTCTTTGGgtatttgatacattttgtttgcttgtaCCTTGAAAAATTCAAGTATAAACAATTGACTCCTGTGTGTTTTAAGAAAAGAAGTTAATCCCTGTGCTCGAAAGTGGAATGTtgacttgttttatttatgaattttgATGAAATAGCAGAAGAATCAAAAGGAATATGACAAATCTTGATCTAATGTTACTCAAGGTTACATCAAACTGTATCatcaattttttattataaatggtAACACTTTGAAACACATTATAATCCTATTGTTGTGTGGTGCAAACATATCATCTTTTTTGGTTATCCTGTACAAATAGGACAAACAAACgaacaaattttaatattttctcattcgttTCAGTGAGATTGACAAAAATATAGATCACATGACCAGCCTGAGAAAGGATAAATGGGTTGTTGAGGGAAAGCTTCGCAAGTGAGTATATGTTTCATTTGCACAAATATCAGTGAATGAGATTGTGACGTTGAAACAACCTCAAAATTGTATCTATGTTACAAGCAACGTTTACtttctctacttttttttttttaaagactgagAAACATCCATGCTAAGAAGATATCAAAGAGAGACTGCAGTGGGGGAGGGGAGAATAGCCCCATCTTTGTTATCTCCACTTCTAGAAACAAGTGTAAGAGGAAAGAAGGCGAaagtgaggaagaagaggatgaggatgatgacaGTGAGGACCAAGGAGACGATGAGGAGGatgacgaggaggaggaggaggaagaggaagaagattcAGGGggaaagaaagtaaagaaagcAGAGATATGTGAAGAGGAGGTCAGTGGGAGAATGATGCTTTTACTGAGGCTGTGGCTAATACACAGTTGGTAGTGGTAAAATTCAGCCAGTCCACAAGTCTCACACTTAGATCTTTTCATTTAGGATGATAGTGTACACTCAGCCAGTGTGGATGAACTGGAGAAACAGATTGAGAAAACCTACAAGGTAAATTAAACCCTTTAAGATACTTGTTTATCAGGCTGAGCTTATCAGTCAGTTCAATCAGGATTcaaccagtttttttttgtgtctcttaaGCAACAGAGTCAAATCAGACAGAAGCTATTCGACTCATCTCATTCACTGCGCTCCATGATGCTTGGACAGGACCGCTACAAGAGACGTTACTGGGTGCTTCCACAGTGTGGCGGCATTTTTATTGAAGGCATGGAGAGTGATGAAGGTGCAAACCCAAACTGATTgctcagttttcatttatttgttcatcaTGTCCCAGATGTAGAGTTTTCATTAGTTTTCAGCACTTTGTCTAAACTGCCATTTCTTTTCATTCAGGTTATgaagagggggagaaagagaagaaacaaatgaaaacggCACAGGTGGTCAGGGTAAAAGAAGAGCAGCTAGAAGAGACAAGAAAGCCAGTGGTACCCATTCCAGGACAGAGCACAGTTGGTGATATAACAACACCAGAGAGACAGCAGGACAAAGACAGTCTCAatcttttctttcaaaaacctGACTCCATATCTAAGCTCAGCAAACTCCTTGAAGTAGCTAAAATGAATCAAGATTCAAACTGTCACAACAGCCTGAACAGTCATTCTGCCAAAGTCCTTACTACTGTGTCTTCTCCATCATATCTGTCCTCTCAAAGAGAAATACCTCACAGTCCCCCATCTGCAATGTCTCAGCAGGAACTCACTGATAAAGCAGATACTTTCGTGCCATTGCTGCCCAGTGCTTCTCAGCTCAAAAGCAGCCCCTGGACAACCTGCAGCCCTCAGTATATCCTTCATGAGGAGGATCTCTCCAAGATTCTGATGGAAAAGAGCAGCCAGTGGTTTAGCCTCTTGCCTCGCTTTCCTTGTGACGAGTCCTCGGTTACCTGTAACTTCAGTCCTAcagcctcttcctcctcttcacagACCATAAGCACCAAGTCCCGCTCCTCCTCTCCTAATTCTTTGGCTATAGCCAGCTGCAATCATCCTGCTGTGATCAGTAACCTGCAGCCGTCTGTCCTTGAGGTTGCTCAGTCCCAGTTATTTGAAATCATGCTGTGTTCATTTAGATTATTGCAATGTGTTGAACTTGTTATTCCATATTAGATTTTTACCATATTGCAAAGGCAACTATTGGCCATTGCCTTGTGCATTATGCATGTGTTAGTGGAATGAAAGTATTGTGAACTGATCAGAAATTAAAGTGTGTATTTTTTCCTCTCAGGAAGGAAAGTCTGGCATTCATCAAAGCAGACTCACACAGTGTGGTGTGTCCAGGACAGCGACAAGTCCCAGCCTGCCCTTCCCCAGCACTTTTATACACCCCATTATGAATTTGGCCTCCCGACATACAGAGGGTAATGGGAACAGAGTCGACTTTCTGGCAAATAACCCAGAGGACTCGAGTGACAAGCCCCTTTGTGCATCATTCCTTGCTGTGGAGGTGGCCAAGACCCAAGACTACAGTTGTCCTCAGCCCGTCCCCGAGGGTAAGAATGGCCCGCTGCCAACCCATGCAAGTGAAATATGCTGAACTAAAGATATTCACTGCCCAGACAGCACTGCCTCTGACTTGTACACATCACACACCCTCCCCCATAttgctaaataaatacaacagttATGTGACAATACTTTGTAATCTGTGCTCTGTGTGTTGGCAGACATGCTTCATGGTTGGTGGAAAGTCTCAGACACAGACGAACTGCACAGTCTGGTCAAGGCCCTCAATAGCCGTGGCATCAGAGAAAAGATCTTGCAGAAACAGATCCAAAAACACATGGAGAATATGACACACCTCTGTACCAACTCTAAAGATGGTGCATTCACATTTCCTCTGCTCTCTTTAAGTCAGGATTCAACTGAAATGAGTGCAATGATATACTGAAAAGAAACAATAGTGATCTGACCTTTTGAAATTTGGCACTTGGTCACCTTACAGTTAATAAAAAACACTTGTGTTTTCTGACTTCATAGTGCAGCCAAACAAGATTGGCTAAGCATtaataacaaattattaaaaagctaTATACTGAAAAACCAATCAGGACAAAATAATAAGTTGCTTTCATCTAACAGATGGTAGATTGCTGTAATGTTTGTATTAATCTGTGGTGGCAGGAGTTGAAATGGCAGAGAAGCAAGAAGTCATTCAGAAAATAGTGGAGAGTTGGTGCGTTGAGAAGCAGGCCATGGAAGTAGACATCAGCCTCCTGCAGCAGGTTGAGGATCTAGAGAGAAAAGTCATTTCTTCTAACCTGCAGGTCAAGGTACAGGCAAGGAGCACCTTGCTCTCTCATAGACTTGCActtacattttatgtaatttcaTGAGTGTTACTCTCTATGTTGGCATATGGGTGTTTCTTACTGTGTTGCCAAACAACATGCTGTGATGGCCACATTTCACTGCTGTATCCCTCAGGGTTGGATGCACCCTGAGCCCCACTCAGAGCGGCAGGACTTGGTCTATCATGAGCACAAGCTATTCTCTTCTCAAGCTTCAAATAACAAAGGTCATCCTGGCACAGTGGTGCGTCAGCCAAACAATCCGCTTGATTTAGCTGTCGCCAGACTGACAGAGCTGGAGAAGCACATTGAGCGAAGGTACCTGAAGAGAAACCAGAACTACAGCTAATAACACCCGTGACTTGTTTAGGAAACTGTGTTTCGGTCACTGTGTGCGAAAAGTAACATGATTGCACTTGCAACTACCTTGTTCATATGCTTCACAGTTAATTTTACATGTAACAGCTGCTTAAGACTCTTATGTTTTTCATTGGCTAATGTTACTTGTTGCTGGCTATTATGATTCAGTGAAATAAAGCTACTGACTTTGTATGTGATTACTGTACATCAATGCTGCCAATATCACTTTCTCTGACCCTAAAGAAGTGACGAGGAGGTGGCTGCTGGGTGGAGGATGTGGCATAAAGCCCTCAGTGAAGTCCGTAGCTCAGCTCAGCTGTCACTCTGCATTCAGAAGCTGCAGAAATCTATCGCCTGGGAACGGTCCTTCAGGAAATTGGTTAGTATCATACGTGTATTTAACGACCAATTTGTGGCTCCCCCCTGCATAGTCCCATCTTGATGAAACGATAATTTGTGGCTTCTGATTCcatattcataatttaaaaagtaatacaaaGTTTATTGTTGTAGGCAACCGTTGTAAAGTTGCATATGACACGAAGGGGCAATCGTCAAAACAttaatatcatttaaaaattctGGCAGCACCAAATTGCAGAAATCGCAACATTTGATAATGCACaatgtgtgtttaaagatgTAACAAGATGTACTTTGGTGTGTTACTAGTACTGCCAGCTCTGTCAAACGGGAGATAATGAAGAACTGCTATTACTGTGCGATAGCTGTGACAGAGGCTCCCATACATACTGCCTCAAACCCAAGATCACCACTGTGCCTGATGGTCACTGGTTTTGTCCCACTTGTTTGGCTAAGGTATTCCAACATGCCAAGAGTGTTTATTCACAAAGTAGACACTGTTTTCTTTAGTCTATTAATAAAACCTTGTACGATCTAAGGTGCATAGCACAAAATTGTATCATAGCTGTATCAGGTGTACACAGCCAGACTTCTTTGTGTTCGGTCATTCAGGAAAGTGGTCAGTCCCCTCGGAGTCGAAAGCAACAGAGTCAAACAGCTGGAGGAGGGAAGAAAGGCAGTGAGGTAAAACGAAATGGTAAGCCACCTGTGGTAGGAGAGCTCATCAAAGGGGAAGCTGCCAGCAGCAACGCTGTGCCAAAGAAAGGTACCAAGAAGAGGATAGGAGACGACAACCTGGCCAGCTCCCAGTATGacagctctgtctcctgtgcAAAAAAAGCCAAAGTAGCCAGAGACAGCACAAATGGGCTGGTGACTTGCCGGTAGGTAGGAGTACATTCTGACTGTGATGTATGGACCTACAGTAGAAGCATTCACTTCACCTTTTCTTTCGTTTGAAACAGTACGGTCACTATTCATTCTTAACTCATCTCTGTACAGCCATGAATCCAAACAACTGTTAATTTGTTATATACTGTGTCctgaaatctttatttttaaaacaaatgggAAGGTATGTGTAATGATACTTTAAACAGTACCAGAAACTGATATCATATTTTGCAGTGCAGAGATCTAAGATTTGTTCTCTGCTTGTTCCCTCCAGAATGCTACTGGCTGAGCTCGAGGCTCATCAAGATGCCTGGCCTTTCCTTACACCGGTCAACCACAAAGCTGTACCTGGATACAGGAAGGTTATCAAGAAGCCCATGGACTTCTCCACTATCAGAGAAAAGCTTACCAACAACCAGTATGTGTGTTCTTGCAGCCTAATGTTAATGTGTAAAACCTGTGCGTCTATAGATAATTTACatgtgtggaaaatgtaaaattaaaatcatttctCGTGATTTCAGGTACTTAAGTTTGGAGACTTTCATTGTGGACGTGAACC
It contains:
- the LOC137133427 gene encoding bromodomain adjacent to zinc finger domain protein 2B isoform X5 produces the protein MESGQQLASPSSAPCSLNMMSSSASTYPTPTQTPSNKFNPAPSSTGSSPLTTCDNLLRVMRDEHQNKLGSSNSFPLVSHPTFGFYTSNSSHSGFGGLGNLGLSSLSAHSLFGTFPDWWQPSEASTRAAFFSPLLSLHPVFASTFKSHDPVPLQSLTSVSVGVNRTVNGRSASSSGENSAADTSLFPAKGNQGKTKARSSWSQDLSQKTVQKTKQKKPNKTPIETSSMSGSMSGSQAGSLSASSSDCEESSGDPDDIEEVDSDEDGNDQSNGSDESDSDKEDQVEGLTQNTSESKKKRPSTAVDSHCDRVPLTSSYSFQSSSSTGHLQSTGLSLLNRRTAEEKGQKHTSVIQATGPLDSNNSSALSHRKTFPLLSSTSPKPISFSNSLKHLPPPTSPKHSSHLSQKHSSASSFPKPLNLCSPKNPLTLCSSTKLSSLSSPKPLSLSSLPKPPTMLVSHKPTFLMPSSKHTQPLDSTNESSGHPSDEPVLHINSLNLKTIHSKDSFRQAFPLRPTSQNCNDTNLNHHRNREIHSDVQDAPLALISKPQSQSTNPNRKPLVAATSPPYIVPINLSTGIKELSGSLVSHFKSSSSSGLPHKSRKTKTVHVGKHLCNTFREHVDLVGVSESDIQSSKGSDESLGDDLDDEDDDDIEDEDSGSSLSESESNLESGSDDYIKQDGETEGDGNAKRTPLKLVKSFNTHKYPLNLSANSSLLNLQIIKPPSLPSGLLTPSTLSSSGAFSNHCTPSPSFTFATQSGSGKRRRVTDESVLQLPLKFGWRRETRVRTVASRLQGEVAYFAPCGKKLRQYPDVIKYLLRNGITEISRENFSFSTKIKVGDFYEAREGPEGLQWFLMAEEEIASSIIAMDGRHNRRPKAGHETPGDATGGRQWKDHPHIIAENNFQDVSDAKMLRKLEAQEIARQAAQIKLMRKREKQAMVQAAKEARKQQAIMAAEERRKKREQMKILKQQAKRKKKEAAASAKILEAEKRNKEKEMRRLQAVILKHQEVERHRLDMVWERERRRQHMMLMKAVEARKKAEEKERLKKEKKDEKRLNKERKLELKRLELEKAKELKKPNEDMCLADHKPLPLLSHIPGLVLPGSTFSECLMVLQFLHSFGKVLGLDRNSTMLNLSDLQAGLLNIGNSMGKVQDLIVSMLSAAVCDPGIAAGYKNKTSLGDHLTNVKINRDNVSEILQIYMEAHCEQTELVALAHSLRTKPFQAHSPSQKASLLAFLVNELCTSKAVISEIDKNIDHMTSLRKDKWVVEGKLRKLRNIHAKKISKRDCSGGGENSPIFVISTSRNKCKRKEGESEEEEDEDDDSEDQGDDEEDDEEEEEEEEEDSGGKKVKKAEICEEEDDSVHSASVDELEKQIEKTYKQQSQIRQKLFDSSHSLRSMMLGQDRYKRRYWVLPQCGGIFIEGMESDEGYEEGEKEKKQMKTAQVVRVKEEQLEETRKPVVPIPGQSTVGDITTPERQQDKDSLNLFFQKPDSISKLSKLLEVAKMNQDSNCHNSLNSHSAKVLTTVSSPSYLSSQREIPHSPPSAMSQQELTDKADTFVPLLPSASQLKSSPWTTCSPQYILHEEDLSKILMEKSSQWFSLLPRFPCDESSVTCNFSPTASSSSSQTISTKSRSSSPNSLAIASCNHPAVISNLQPSVLEEGKSGIHQSRLTQCGVSRTATSPSLPFPSTFIHPIMNLASRHTEGNGNRVDFLANNPEDSSDKPLCASFLAVEVAKTQDYSCPQPVPEDMLHGWWKVSDTDELHSLVKALNSRGIREKILQKQIQKHMENMTHLCTNSKDGVEMAEKQEVIQKIVESWCVEKQAMEVDISLLQQVEDLERKVISSNLQVKGWMHPEPHSERQDLVYHEHKLFSSQASNNKGHPGTVVRQPNNPLDLAVARLTELEKHIERRSDEEVAAGWRMWHKALSEVRSSAQLSLCIQKLQKSIAWERSFRKLYCQLCQTGDNEELLLLCDSCDRGSHTYCLKPKITTVPDGHWFCPTCLAKESGQSPRSRKQQSQTAGGGKKGSEVKRNGKPPVVGELIKGEAASSNAVPKKGTKKRIGDDNLASSQYDSSVSCAKKAKVARDSTNGLVTCRMLLAELEAHQDAWPFLTPVNHKAVPGYRKVIKKPMDFSTIREKLTNNQYLSLETFIVDVNLVFDNCERFNEDNSEIGRAGHSMRRFFDKRWTELLK